Proteins from one Coturnix japonica isolate 7356 chromosome 5, Coturnix japonica 2.1, whole genome shotgun sequence genomic window:
- the ARMH4 gene encoding armadillo-like helical domain-containing protein 4 isoform X4, giving the protein MVPQLLAEGGRQKNWFYFLDLSALWISVHTSSAMSRSIGLDIYVVSCCILLLSSSPPCLAYPLLEEKDVTKAQYGSWAGNGVEDERISMPNLMDELDPSEQTLFEEPSVVSAKPSGIPLNEAFTAEREMRPISPIHTFLGSQSLDVSTTMPGALAAVEEELSPTKSELNENGEFKAMLMVAVTTLSPPVQDEPINVATTEDCEVGQSSVTLQASPPSVTAAAEEEIAESSLYPSAAPQPYSEQVPTSQPSTPSLERASDYLIIPTAQPPSESFEVGIPEANTGTAMRLLASQGTTAANLVISETYLHVEADAGVGQGEQPTAANTASSLHADSMPPDWDDTKLGSTSQGGSMQHEEVREDQVAAEASQIPLGDIEEEQDDVTRVLPSPASAPPTPELIKEINITTPAAVREEDALVTFTASSDVSLTGDLPDVGTGGLNSLEDINMVTAEEKSILPSQPEAPVMTDITPDLSSTLENSLEGLTQEVTTIAQEAAAALTAVTLLPAPAQGTGAVSLPQETSGEDTQMLSAPGATQMLTAAGTSTVRTPDVEDLTDVVLVTGEKAAPSPGGLMATQSGQTEESSSKMTVLVTPASVASSVRRTALPAVRKISTAVTYGLDRLESEEAEEEEEDEEEEEEEEEEEEDEEDKEIDSMDESMEGDTELPGFTLPGETSQEPIAGLENPAAQLAGVSYQVPDTIEWEQQNQGLVRSWMEKLKDKAGYMSGMLVPVGVGIAGALFILGALYSIKIMSRRRRNGSKRHKRKQREFNSMQDRVMLLADSSEDEF; this is encoded by the exons ATGGTGCCCCAGCTCTTGGctgaaggaggaaggcagaagaaCTG GTTTTACTTTTTGGACTTGTCAGCCTTGTGGATTTCTGTGCACACCTCTTCAGCTATGAGTAGATCAATAGGACTTGATATCTATGTGGTCAGCTGCTGCATCCTGCTCTTATCCTCTAGCCCACCATGCCTTGCATATCCATTGCTGGAGGAGAAGGACGTGACAAAGGCCCAGTATGGCTCTTGGGCAGGGAATGGGGTAGAAGATGAAAGGATAAGCATGCCAAACTTAATGGACGAGCTGGACCCCTCTGAGCAAACCCTCTTTGAGGAACCATCTGTAGTGTCAGCAAAGCCATCTGGGATACCCTTAAATGAAGCTTTTactgctgaaagagaaatgcgGCCTATAAGTCCAATCCATACCTTCCTAGGTAGTCAGAGCCTGGATGTCAGCACCACCATGCCTGGGGCACTGGCTGCTGTAGAAGAGGAGCTCAGTCCCACCAAGTcagaactgaatgaaaatgGAGAGTTCAAGGCCATGCTGATGGTAGCTGTGACCACCCTGAGCCCTCCTGTCCAGGATGAACCCATCAATGTGGCCACCACTGAGGATTGTGAGGTGGGGCAGAGCTCTGTCACCCTCCAGGCAAGCCCCCCTTctgtcacagctgcagcagaggaggagataGCAGAGAGCAGCTTGTACCCCTCAGCTGCACCTCAGCCCTACAGTGAGCAGGTGCCCACATCACAGCCCAGCACTCCCAGCCTGGAAAGGGCAAGTGACTACCTCATCATCCCAACTGCACAGCCCCCGAGCGAGAGTTTTGAGGTGGGAATACCAGAAGCCAACACAGGCACTGCTATGAGGTTACTGGCTTCACAGGGAACTACTGCTGCTAATCTTGTGATCTCTGAGACCTACCTTCATGTGGAGGCAGATGCAGGTGTGGGGCAAGGAGAGCAGCCCACTGCAGCAAACACTGCCTCCAGCCTCCATGCTGATTCCATGCCCCCAGACTGGGATGATACCAAGCTGGGGAGCACAAGTCAAGGGGGAAGCATGCAGCATGAGGAAGTGAGAGAGGACCAAGTGGCAGCTGAAGCATCCCAGATCCCTCTGGGAGATATAGAGGAAGAGCAGGATGATGTGACAAGAGTGTTGCCGTCTCCAGCATCTGCTCCACCAACTCCAGAACTTATAAAGGAGATCAACATCACAACCCCTGCAGCGGTGCGTGAGGAAGATGCACTGGTTACTTTCACAGCCAGCAGTGATGTTTCCCTCACAGGGGACTTGCCGGATGTAGGTACAGGTGGTCTGAACTCTCTGGAAGACATAAACATGGtcacagcagaagagaagagcaTCCTTCCTTCACAGCCAGAGGCTCCTGTGATGACAGACATAACACCTGATCTCTCCTCTACTCTGGAGAACTCACTGGAAG GTCTCACTCAGGAGGTGACAACTATTGcccaggaggctgctgctgctctgacagctgtgacactgctgcctgctcctgcccAGGGGACAGGAGCTGTAAGCCTTCCCCAGGAAACCAGTGGGGAGGACACCCAGATGCTGAGTGCCCCTGGTGCCACCCAGATGCTGACAGCTGCAGGCACCTCCACAGTAAGAACTCCAGATGTGGAAG ATCTCACAGATGTGGTCCTGGTCACTGGTGAGAAGGCTGCTCCATCTCCTGGTGGGTTGATGGCTACACAGTCTGGGCAAACAGAGGAATCATCCAGCAAAATGACGGTCCTGGTGACTCCAGCATCAGTGGCATCATCAGTTAGGAGGACAGCTCTTCCAGCTGTGAGGAAGATCAGTACAGCTGTAACCTATGGGTTGGATCGACTGGAATCAGAAG AGgctgaggaagaagaagaagatgaagaggaggaggaagaagaagaggaggaagaggaagatgaagaggaCAAAGAGATAGATTCTATGGATGAAAGCATGGAGGGTGACACAGAGCTGCCAGGCTTCACGCTTCCAGGCGAGACATCCCAGGAGCCCATAGCTGGCCTGGAGaaccctgcagctcagctggctGGGGTGTCCTACCAGGTTCCCGATACCATTGAGTGGGAGCAGCAGAACCAGGGGCTGG